In Phaseolus vulgaris cultivar G19833 chromosome 10, P. vulgaris v2.0, whole genome shotgun sequence, a single genomic region encodes these proteins:
- the LOC137819121 gene encoding uncharacterized protein, which yields MGKYGAAERNRPNAKRMATPRPHDGGGTESKEQAKITEQSEMAKRGTSDSESEDASISGSESEEAQTMDNGKKGVTEYEKQRLSRMAENRARLEALGLPQMALSLKSSHLHIAKKGKEKKAEEDDDEEYVPENEGGPDSSSSSEHEEDRKDEDFATKKSSGSRKRKVKNKGLKKKAEVSGKMDASNSKYIDYYDDDEALRQAIALSLQNSAEGSYLPDQNVLNINKIEEKGNNQTQEDKGRKKNKKSFASRLQLTEDELIVHFFQLDEAGKGTINVRDLQRAATAHDFLWEDKELVDMIRCFDSDGDGKLSLDDFRKITIRCNMIKES from the exons ATGGGAAAGTACGGGGCTGCAGAAAGAAATCGCCCCAATGCAAAACGCATGGCTACTCCTCGCCCGCACGATGGTGGTGGAACTGAATCGAAAGAGCAAGCAAAAATCACAGAACAATCCGAAATGGCGAAGCGAGGAACCTCTGATTCCGAATCCGAGGATGCTTCAATTTCAGGGTCAGAGTCCGAGGAGGCACAAACGATGGACAATGGGAAAAAGGGTGTGACTGAGTACGAGAAACAGAGGCTGTCGAGAATGGCGGAGAACAGAGCCAGGTTGGAGGCTCTGGGCTTGCCCCAAATGGCTCTCTCCTTGAAAAGTTCGCATCTTCACATCGCTAAGAAGGGAAAAGAGAAGAAGGCTGAAGAAGACGATGATGAAGAGTATGTACCCGAAAATGAGGGAGGACCCGATTCAAGTTCTTCAAGTGAACATGAGGAGGACCGTAAAGATGAAGACTTTGCCACTAAAAAATCTTCTGGGTCGCGGAAAAGGAAG GTGAAGAACAAAGGTCTGAAAAAGAAAGCTGAGGTCTCTGGTAAGATGGATGCCAGTAATTCAAAGTACATTGATTATTATGACGATGATGAAGCTTTGAGGCAG GCAATTGCTCTTTCCTTGCAAAACTCTGCCGAAGGTTCATATTTACCTGACCAGAATGTATTAAACATTAACAAGATTGAGGAAAAGGGAAACAATCAAACTCAAGAAGAtaagggaagaaagaagaacaaaaaatcA TTTGCAAGTCGGCTGCAGCTCACGGAGGATGAGCTCATTGTACACTTCTTCCAACTTGATG AAGCTGGAAAAGGAACTATAAATGTAAGGGATTTACAAAGGGCAGCTACAGCTCATGATTTTTTATGGGAGGACAAAGAGCTAGTTGATATGATCCGCTGCTTCGATAGTGATGGAGATGGAAAG